A DNA window from Solanum lycopersicum chromosome 3, SLM_r2.1 contains the following coding sequences:
- the LOC101268357 gene encoding uncharacterized protein has protein sequence MFDKHNFSPLMATKTKTSAIRSSIIILVSLFLFIGVILSTRFHRAPFDINSILTDTTRKVSLQPQKKLQIQLNCTNGNLTNTCPASYYPFKFTNQNQSNSSSPTCPDYFRWIYDDLWPWRETGVTKAMVMSGKNNADFRLVIVDGRAYVETYRESFQSRDTFTLWGILQMLRRYPGKIPDLDLMFDCGDSTVTNTKSYRLPNAPAPPPLFRYCGNNASLDIVFPDWSFWGWVEINIKPWETLSKELKKANEKLKWSKREPYAYWKGNPYVGRTRMDMLKCNVSEKQDWNARIYKQDWIKEQKQGFKQSNLASQCKHRYKIYVEGNTWSVSEKYILACDSVTLLVKPDYYDFYSRGLMPLKHYWPVNNNDKCRSIKHAVHWGNTHQKEAQEIGKAANDFLQEQLKMDYVYDYMFHLLSEYAKLLKYKPAIPKKAIELCSEVMACPAEGVIKKFMEESMVQGPSDAIPCNIPPPFSPADVHSLLVTKEKLIKQVESWEQQYWNKNKTKQH, from the exons atgtTTGATAAACACAATTTTAGTCCATTAATGGCTACCAAGACGAAAACTAGTGCTATAAGATCTTCGATAATAATCCTCGTCTCCCTTTTCCTCTTCATCGGAGTTATCCTCTCCACCCGATTCCATCGCGCTCCCTTCGATATTAAT TCCATTCTCACTGATACAACTCGAAAAGTCTCATTACAGCCCCAAAAGAAACTACAAATCCAACTAAATTGTACAAATGGGAACCTCACAAACACTTGCCCTGCTTCTTACTATCCGTTTAAATTCACAAATCAAAATCAATCCAATTCATCATCACCAACATGTCCAGATTACTTTCGATGGATCTACGATGACCTATGGCCTTGGAGAGAAACAGGAGTCACCAAAGCAATGGTGATGTCAGGCAAAAACAATGCAGATTTTCGATTGGTGATCGTGGATGGGAGAGCCTACGTTGAAACGTATCGAGAGTCATTTCAAAGCAGAGACACATTTACATTATGGGGGATTTTACAAATGTTACGTAGGTACCCTGGAAAAATACCTGATTTGGACCTGATGTTCGATTGTGGTGACAGTACAGTTACTAACACAAAATCCTATCGACTTCCTAATGCCCCTGCTCCTCCACCTCTGTTCCGATACTGTGGAAATAACGCGAGTTTGGATATTGTTTTTCCAGATTGGTCATTCTGGGGATG gGTAGAGATAAATATAAAGCCTTGGGAAACACTGTCAAAGGAGTTAAAAAAAGCGAATGAGAAGTTAAAATGGAGCAAAAGGGAACCCTATGCATACTGGAAGGGCAATCCTTATGTTGGTAGAACCAGGATGGATATGCTCAAGTGCAATGTTTCCGAAAAACAGGACTGGAATGCGCGTATATATAAACAG GACTGGATTAAAGAACAGAAGCAAGGGTTCAAGCAATCAAATTTAGCTAGTCAGTGCAAACACAG ATACAAGATTTATGTTGAAGGAAACACATGGTCCGTGAGTGAAAAATACATTCTGGCCTGTGATTCTGTTACGTTACTTGTAAAACCAGACTACTACGATTTCTATAGCAGAGGTTTGATGCCGTTGAAACATTACTGGCCTGTAAATAATAATGACAAATGCCGATCTATCAAACATGCTGTTCACTGGGGGAATACTCATCAAAAAGAG GCTCAGGAGATTGGTAAGGCAGCAAACGATTTCCTACAAGAACAACTCAAAATGGATTATGTTTATGATTACATGTTCCATCTCTTGAGTGAGTACGCAAAGCTATTGAAATACAAGCCCGCGATACCTAAAAAAGCAATTGAACTTTGTTCAGAGGTTATGGCATGCCCAGCTGAAGGTGTGATAAAGAAGTTCATGGAAGAATCTATGGTTCAAGGCCCCTCCGACGCGATACCTTGCAACATACCACCTCCATTTAGTCCTGCAGATGTTCACTCTCTTCTtgttacaaaagaaaaattgattaaacAAGTTGAATCATGGGAACAACAATACTGGAATAAGAACAAAACCAAACAACattga
- the LOC101268069 gene encoding uncharacterized protein has translation MEIGYQRVGNQRRSIESFLLPCYINKPFAKYFLLFFIFLLLIGSYLWTTLLDTNSNELQSRRGKFPLNCSSGNNTRTCPVNYYPADYKFVNDNPSSSSPNCPHYFHWIHEDLKPWRETGITEEMVERANRTANFRLVILNGRAYVETYEKGFQTRDVFTLWGILQLLRRYPGKIPDLDMMFDCVDWPVVRSSDFAGENAVAPPPLFRYCGDNETLDIVFPDWSFWGWAEINIKPWQDLLKDLDKGNRMQRWQNRAPYAYWKGNPEVAEKRMELVKCNVTENQEWNARIYVQDWKEEIKQGFKHSDLGNQCHHRYKIYIEGSAWSVSEKYILACDSVSLLVTPHYYDFFSRSLLPLVHYWPINEDDKCASIKFAVDWGNKYKKKVQRIGREASDFIQEDLKMDYVYDYMFHLLNEYAKLLRYKPKVPKSASELCSEIMACPAEGTEKKLMMESMVNWPIDDSPCKMPIPFDKLSLDSYYKRKQNSIKEVRTLERDYLREQRVKTKILG, from the exons ATGGAAATTGGATATCAAAGGGTTGGGAATCAAAGAAGATCTATCGAGTCATTTTTGCTTCCATGTTACATTAACAAACCCTTTGCTAAatactttcttcttttcttcatcttcctcctcCTAATTGGTTCATACTTGTGGACAACCCTGCTCGACACAAACTCAAAC GAATTGCAAAGTAGGAGAGGGAAATTTCCACTTAATTGTTCATCTGGTAACAACACAAGAACATGTCCAGTAAATTACTATCCAGCAGACTACAAATTCGTTAACGACAACCCTTCATCGTCTTCTCCAAACTGTCCACATTACTTTCATTGGATACACGAAGATTTAAAACCATGGAGGGAAACAGGTATAACTGAAGAAATGGTGGAGAGGGCTAACAGGACAGCTAATTTTAGACTTGTAATATTGAATGGAAGGGCTTATGTAGAAACATATGAAAAGGGGTTCCAAACTAGAGATGTTTTTACATTATGGGGAATTCTTCAGTTGTTAAGAAGGTACCCTGGAAAAATTCCTGATCTTGATATGATGTTCGATTGTGTCGATTGGCCTGTCGTTAGATCAAGTGATTTTGCTGGGGAAAATGCTGTTGCTCCACCCCCTTTGTTTCGATATTGTGGGGATAACGAAACGTTGGATATTGTTTTCCCTGATTGGTCTTTTTGGGGATG GGCTGAAATCAATATAAAGCCATGGCAAGACTTGTTGAAGGATCTTGACAAAGGGAATAGGATGCAGAGATGGCAGAATAGAGCGCCATATGCGTACTGGAAAGGCAATCCGGAAGTTGCTGAGAAGAGAATGGAGCTCGTTAAGTGCAACGTGACTGAAAATCAGGAATGGAATGCTCGCATTTATGTCCAG GATTGGAAAGAAGAGATAAAGCAAGGATTCAAGCATTCCGACTTAGGAAATCAATGTCACCATAG ATACAAAATATACATTGAAGGATCTGCTTGGTCTGTTAGTGAGAAATATATTCTTGCTTGTGACTCAGTTTCTTTGCTAGTAACACCTCACTACTATGATTTCTTCTCAAGAAGTTTGTTGCCACTAGTCCACTACTGGCCCATAAATGAAGATGACAAGTGTGCATCCATCAAATTTGCAGTTGATTGGGGtaataaatacaagaaaaag GTTCAAAGAATTGGTAGAGAAGCAAGTGATTTTATTCAAGAGGATTTGAAGATGgattatgtatatgattatatgtttcATCTATTAAATGAATATGCTAAGCTGCTTAGATACAAGCCAAAAGTGCCTAAAAGTGCAAGTGAACTCTGCTcagagataatggcatgtccAGCTGAAGGTACTGAAAAGAAGTTAATGATGGAATCAATGGTGAATTGGCCAATTGATGATAGTCCATGCAAAATGCCAATACCTTTTGATAAATTGTCACTTGATTcatattataaaagaaaacaaaattcaataaaagaGGTTCGAACATTGGAGAGAGATTACTTGAGGGAGCAAAGAGTGAAAACTAAGATATTAGGTTAG
- the LOC101250666 gene encoding heavy metal-associated isoprenylated plant protein 31 isoform X1, which yields MSIMVEVRVPNLDCEGCAAKLRKALFKLKGVETIDIDMETQKVTARGYGLEEKKVLRAIKRAGKAAEPWPYPVGYSHFASFYQYPNHIVSHYYDTSRNVAAPSVHTFFHTPSVYSVAVASDEAVASLFSDDNPHACTIM from the exons ATGTCT ATTATGGTGGAGGTAAGAGTTCCAAACTTGGATTGTGAAGGATGTGCTGCCAAGCTAAGAAAAGctcttttcaagcttaaag GAGTAGAAACAATAGACATTGACATGGAGACACAGAAAGTTACAGCAAGAGGTTACGGATTAGAGGAGAAGAAGGTGTTAAGGGCGATAAAACGAGCAGGAAAGGCTGCAGAGCCATGGCCATATCCAGTTGGTTACTCACATTTTGCATCATTTTACCAGTACCCTAATCACATCGTAAGCCATTACTACGATACATCTCGAAACGTTGCAGCCCCGAGTGTTCACACATTTTTTCACACTCCATCTGTTTATTCAGTAGCAGTAGCATCAGATGAAGCAGTTGCTTCTCTTTTTAGTGATGATAATCCTCATGCTTGCACCATCAtgtga
- the LOC101250666 gene encoding heavy metal-associated isoprenylated plant protein 31 isoform X2, whose amino-acid sequence MVEVRVPNLDCEGCAAKLRKALFKLKGVETIDIDMETQKVTARGYGLEEKKVLRAIKRAGKAAEPWPYPVGYSHFASFYQYPNHIVSHYYDTSRNVAAPSVHTFFHTPSVYSVAVASDEAVASLFSDDNPHACTIM is encoded by the exons ATGGTGGAGGTAAGAGTTCCAAACTTGGATTGTGAAGGATGTGCTGCCAAGCTAAGAAAAGctcttttcaagcttaaag GAGTAGAAACAATAGACATTGACATGGAGACACAGAAAGTTACAGCAAGAGGTTACGGATTAGAGGAGAAGAAGGTGTTAAGGGCGATAAAACGAGCAGGAAAGGCTGCAGAGCCATGGCCATATCCAGTTGGTTACTCACATTTTGCATCATTTTACCAGTACCCTAATCACATCGTAAGCCATTACTACGATACATCTCGAAACGTTGCAGCCCCGAGTGTTCACACATTTTTTCACACTCCATCTGTTTATTCAGTAGCAGTAGCATCAGATGAAGCAGTTGCTTCTCTTTTTAGTGATGATAATCCTCATGCTTGCACCATCAtgtga